The following are from one region of the Noviherbaspirillum sedimenti genome:
- a CDS encoding SAM-dependent methyltransferase, producing the protein MFWENRLDHWINQVRHQAALPLRLELWNGKRFDFSQAPQVTVRVPRASSLPYLLRPSLANLGTAYVEGKLDIEGRASEIIDVGSALARQTLQPTGKLGRIVRHFQHNRKIDAEAIRYHYDVSNDFYRLWLDENMVYSCAYFENGDETLAHAQLKKIDHILTKIQLQPGQTLLDIGCGWGALVLRAAEKFGARCVGVTLSENQHALANERVRQAGLSDRVEIRLQDYRDLSGSFDRITSVGMFEHVGLRHLPDYFAQMRKLLADDGLAMNHGITSTDAASGETAYGGGEFIEKYVFPHGELPHISLVLRSMQESGLEALDVENLRRHYAKTCSIWAASFEAQAERIHATVDERQFRIWRVYLAGCAYAFANDWVSIYQVLCTKAGRSAEALPWSRRYMYA; encoded by the coding sequence ATGTTCTGGGAAAACAGGCTTGACCACTGGATCAACCAGGTGCGCCACCAGGCCGCGCTGCCGCTGCGACTGGAATTATGGAACGGCAAGCGCTTCGATTTCTCGCAAGCGCCGCAAGTCACCGTCAGGGTGCCGCGCGCCTCTTCCCTGCCGTATCTGCTGCGGCCATCACTTGCCAACCTCGGCACCGCCTATGTCGAAGGCAAGCTCGACATCGAGGGGCGCGCCAGCGAAATCATCGATGTCGGCAGCGCGCTGGCGCGGCAGACGCTGCAGCCGACCGGCAAGCTGGGCCGCATCGTCCGCCACTTCCAGCATAACCGCAAGATTGACGCCGAGGCGATCCGCTACCACTACGATGTTTCCAATGATTTCTACCGGCTCTGGCTGGATGAAAACATGGTGTATTCCTGCGCCTATTTCGAGAACGGCGACGAAACACTGGCGCATGCGCAGCTGAAAAAAATCGACCACATCCTCACCAAGATCCAGTTGCAGCCCGGCCAAACCCTGCTCGACATCGGCTGCGGCTGGGGTGCGCTGGTATTGCGCGCGGCGGAAAAATTTGGCGCCCGCTGCGTCGGCGTCACCCTGTCGGAAAACCAGCATGCGCTGGCGAACGAACGGGTCAGGCAGGCGGGGCTGTCCGACCGCGTCGAAATCCGTCTGCAGGATTACCGCGACCTCTCCGGCAGCTTCGACCGCATCACCAGCGTTGGCATGTTCGAGCACGTCGGCTTGCGCCACCTGCCCGATTATTTTGCCCAGATGCGCAAGCTGCTGGCCGACGATGGCCTGGCGATGAACCATGGCATTACCAGCACCGATGCCGCCAGCGGCGAGACTGCCTATGGCGGTGGCGAATTCATTGAAAAATATGTATTCCCGCATGGCGAATTACCGCACATCAGCCTGGTATTGCGGAGCATGCAGGAAAGCGGCCTGGAAGCGCTCGATGTGGAAAACCTGCGCCGCCATTATGCGAAGACCTGTAGCATATGGGCCGCCAGTTTCGAGGCACAGGCCGAGCGCATCCATGCCACGGTGGATGAGCGCCAGTTCCGCATCTGGCGCGTCTACCTGGCCGGCTGTGCCTACGCCTTCGCCAATGACTGGGTATCGATCTATCAGGTATTGTGCACCAAGGCTGGCCGTTCGGCGGAGGCCCTGCCCTGGTCGCGCCGCTACATGTATGCCTGA
- the pdxH gene encoding pyridoxamine 5'-phosphate oxidase codes for MSIAGLRKDYSHASLSESDVDHDPIKQFGKWFDEALKAHVPEANAMSVATVGPDGKPSSRILLIKEFDSRGFVWFTNYASRKGQELAVNPHAALLFHWIELERQVRIEGRVERISAEESDAYYDSRPLLSRLGAIASEQSRPVDSRVTLEKRFAEVQEQYGEHPARPAHWGGYRLVPEAIEFWQGRSSRLHDRVLYTRTEGGAWRIQRLQP; via the coding sequence ATGTCGATTGCAGGTCTTCGCAAGGATTACAGCCACGCCAGCCTGTCGGAATCCGATGTGGACCACGATCCGATCAAACAGTTCGGCAAGTGGTTCGATGAAGCGCTCAAGGCGCATGTACCGGAAGCCAATGCCATGAGCGTGGCCACGGTGGGGCCTGATGGCAAGCCTTCCTCGCGCATCCTGCTGATCAAGGAATTCGACTCGCGCGGCTTTGTCTGGTTTACCAACTATGCCAGCCGCAAGGGACAGGAACTGGCGGTCAATCCGCATGCGGCGCTGCTGTTCCACTGGATTGAACTGGAGCGCCAGGTGCGCATCGAAGGGCGGGTGGAAAGGATTTCGGCGGAGGAAAGCGACGCCTATTATGACAGCCGGCCGCTGTTGAGCCGACTGGGGGCGATCGCTTCCGAGCAAAGCCGGCCGGTGGACAGCCGCGTAACACTGGAAAAGCGCTTCGCGGAAGTGCAGGAACAATACGGCGAACATCCGGCACGCCCGGCGCACTGGGGCGGCTACCGGCTGGTGCCGGAGGCGATCGAATTCTGGCAGGGCCGCAGCTCGCGCTTGCATGACCGGGTGCTGTATACCCGGACAGAAGGCGGCGCCTGGCGGATACAGCGGCTGCAGCCGTAA
- a CDS encoding hemerythrin domain-containing protein encodes MMGNSLFDTAPGFDEPIAVLRHCHTRIRKQLATLNKLVAHLPHHGADLEAQQAAHAVLRYFNDAATLHHEDEEEDLLPQLETTASGEDAGQLQALLPRLLKEHQEMAALWLALDRELVTIASGQSAQLSETDVARFASLYEAHMQLEESVIAPMAKRLFSEAQMHQLGDAMRARRGISNF; translated from the coding sequence ATGATGGGAAATTCGCTATTCGACACCGCGCCCGGCTTCGATGAGCCGATTGCGGTACTGCGGCATTGCCACACGCGCATCCGCAAGCAGTTGGCGACCTTGAATAAATTGGTGGCGCATCTGCCCCATCATGGCGCAGATCTTGAGGCGCAACAAGCTGCGCATGCGGTGCTGCGTTATTTTAACGATGCGGCAACGCTTCATCATGAGGACGAGGAAGAGGATTTGTTGCCGCAATTGGAAACGACTGCCAGCGGCGAAGATGCCGGTCAATTGCAAGCCCTGCTGCCGAGATTACTCAAGGAGCATCAGGAAATGGCAGCCTTGTGGCTGGCGCTCGACCGTGAACTGGTTACAATTGCAAGTGGGCAATCGGCGCAATTATCCGAGACGGATGTGGCGCGCTTTGCAAGCTTGTATGAAGCGCATATGCAACTGGAAGAAAGCGTGATTGCCCCGATGGCAAAGCGACTCTTCAGTGAAGCGCAAATGCACCAGTTGGGTGACGCCATGCGCGCGCGCCGCGGAATTTCCAATTTTTAA
- the tcdA gene encoding tRNA cyclic N6-threonylcarbamoyladenosine(37) synthase TcdA: MHALLQSSPSAVADTGHDIDHARRFGGISRLYGAAGLERFRHAHVCVIGVGGVGSWVVEALARSAIGRITMIDLDNLAESNINRQIHALTDTLGKAKVTALAERIAQINPYCRVTEIEDFITADNLEQMIGAGNYDYVVDAIDNVRAKTALIAYCREHGIKLLTIGGAGGQIDPTKIEIRDLCRTEQEPLLSKVRKRLRQLHGFPRGTKNKFGIDAVFSTEPLRFPDSAEACDIGGQSDDGDAGLAAGDNAGAGVTGLNCAGFGSAMVVTASFGLVAASHVLKNLAKAAPAAD, encoded by the coding sequence ATGCACGCTTTACTCCAATCATCTCCCTCTGCCGTTGCCGATACTGGCCACGATATCGATCATGCACGTCGCTTCGGCGGCATTTCTCGCCTGTATGGCGCAGCGGGGCTCGAGCGTTTTCGCCATGCCCATGTCTGCGTAATTGGCGTCGGCGGGGTCGGTTCCTGGGTGGTCGAGGCGCTGGCGCGTTCGGCGATCGGCCGCATCACCATGATCGATCTGGACAACCTCGCCGAATCCAATATCAACCGCCAGATCCATGCCTTGACGGACACGCTCGGCAAAGCCAAGGTCACGGCGCTGGCCGAGCGTATCGCGCAAATCAACCCGTATTGCCGTGTCACCGAGATCGAGGATTTCATCACGGCCGACAATCTCGAGCAAATGATCGGTGCCGGCAATTACGATTATGTGGTCGATGCGATTGACAATGTGCGCGCCAAGACCGCGCTGATTGCCTATTGCCGCGAGCATGGCATCAAGCTGCTTACCATCGGCGGCGCCGGCGGCCAGATTGATCCGACCAAAATCGAGATACGCGATTTGTGCCGCACCGAGCAGGAACCGCTGCTGTCGAAGGTGCGCAAACGCTTGCGCCAGTTGCATGGCTTTCCGCGCGGGACCAAGAACAAATTCGGTATCGATGCGGTGTTTTCCACCGAGCCGCTGCGCTTTCCTGATAGTGCGGAAGCCTGTGATATTGGCGGGCAAAGCGATGATGGTGATGCAGGCTTGGCAGCAGGCGATAATGCGGGCGCGGGAGTAACCGGTCTGAATTGCGCCGGCTTCGGTTCTGCCATGGTGGTGACTGCGTCCTTCGGTTTGGTGGCGGCCTCGCATGTGCTGAAGAATCTGGCGAAGGCGGCGCCTGCCGCAGATTAA
- the thpR gene encoding RNA 2',3'-cyclic phosphodiesterase, with translation MSATDDARADASDKPLRLFFALWPDDATREALQILQMHVHGRRTRVENLHATLTFLGNQPAVHLPVLKTILADLPRIGFTLQIDRLGYFKRKHIAWAGSHATPKALVTLQESLAQALMRHGIAFDRKNDFTPHITLARDAEPPLDRPFDPFTWEVKQIALVQSTQEGGRLAYQVLVSRHLEEAD, from the coding sequence ATGAGTGCCACCGATGACGCCCGCGCTGACGCCAGCGACAAGCCGCTGCGGCTGTTCTTCGCCTTGTGGCCGGACGATGCCACCCGAGAAGCGCTGCAAATCCTGCAGATGCATGTACATGGCCGCCGCACGCGCGTGGAAAACCTGCATGCCACCCTCACCTTCCTCGGTAATCAGCCCGCTGTCCACCTACCTGTGCTGAAGACCATACTCGCGGACTTGCCACGAATCGGTTTCACGCTGCAAATTGACCGCCTAGGGTATTTCAAAAGAAAGCACATTGCCTGGGCAGGTAGTCATGCCACGCCGAAGGCACTGGTCACGCTGCAAGAATCTTTGGCGCAAGCACTCATGCGGCACGGGATCGCATTTGACCGCAAGAACGATTTCACGCCGCATATCACGCTGGCGCGCGATGCCGAGCCGCCGCTGGACCGGCCGTTCGATCCGTTCACCTGGGAAGTGAAACAAATCGCTCTGGTGCAGTCGACGCAGGAAGGGGGACGGCTGGCTTATCAGGTGCTGGTTTCGCGGCATCTGGAGGAAGCGGATTAA
- a CDS encoding alpha/beta fold hydrolase — translation MKSAFSLSRLLAAVALTLTAFGAQAACLDNVVLVHGNTAYPSSWNNTVAELKSRGYVDSQLYRPSWGSKTNAGSNSHDSTNTGVVKSALQSALAASCTGKIDVIGHSMGVTLAMKAINELAYSGKVNSFIGVAGAQHGLNSCGVYPYNVWSATCGSAGLSIDSPLIVSVKNKRYGTKMYSIKSWMDEIVCMGSCYVWGSHTSNIDMQNASYDYALGHFGLQSYTTIKQADLILN, via the coding sequence ATGAAATCTGCTTTTTCGCTTTCCCGTTTACTCGCCGCCGTCGCCCTGACGCTGACAGCCTTTGGCGCCCAGGCCGCCTGTCTCGACAATGTCGTGCTGGTGCATGGCAATACGGCTTACCCATCGAGCTGGAACAATACCGTCGCCGAACTGAAGAGCCGCGGCTATGTCGATTCCCAACTGTACCGTCCGAGCTGGGGTTCGAAAACCAATGCCGGCAGCAACAGCCATGACAGCACCAATACCGGCGTCGTCAAATCCGCCCTGCAATCGGCGCTGGCAGCATCCTGCACCGGCAAGATCGATGTCATCGGCCATTCCATGGGCGTGACCCTGGCGATGAAGGCGATCAATGAATTGGCTTACTCAGGCAAGGTGAATTCCTTCATTGGCGTGGCCGGTGCCCAGCACGGCTTGAATTCCTGCGGTGTCTATCCGTACAACGTCTGGTCGGCCACCTGCGGCTCGGCCGGCCTGTCGATCGACAGCCCGCTGATCGTCTCGGTCAAGAACAAGCGTTACGGCACCAAGATGTATTCGATCAAGAGCTGGATGGATGAAATCGTCTGCATGGGCAGCTGCTATGTCTGGGGTTCGCATACCAGCAACATCGACATGCAAAACGCCAGCTACGACTATGCGCTGGGCCACTTCGGCTTACAAAGCTATACCACCATCAAGCAAGCCGACCTGATCCTGAACTGA
- a CDS encoding EAL domain-containing protein, translating to MDNSLINQIGGDTGLEISIRYVRVVRTLSACSRVVIRATAEQALLDEICRTMVTAGGYTHSWVGYALDDEFRTVKPMAKVGFLANNLGIDDVSWSADRPQGQGVFGQAIRSGQPAIIRNARESPTFMAAWREATRIYNYNSVLGLPLVVEGRIIGAIGFYSSESDRFDPQEVALLSEVASDLSHGISVIRMRRERDEAQALLERANHILEQRIGERTAALLAEKERATVTLQSIADGVITTDVDGLVEYLNPVAEQLTGWRSAAARGLALSEVFCIVDDTSRLALADPVQRVLASGAAVSLQGNAVLLGKHGQEFAIEETAAPIRDAAGQVSGVVLAFHDVSRSRQIAAQLSYQASHDDLTGLVNRREFEHRLKQAVQSAAAEDRQHAFIYIDLDQFKIVNDTSGHCAGDELLRTLASLLQNKLRASDTLARLGGDEFGILLENCPAGPATTIAESLRETVGDFRFVWQGNNFTVSLSIGVVNFGGSEMSVSDILSAADTACYLAKENGRNRVHVGHREDQDITIRQSEMHWVSRLRQALQENRLQLYCQKIVPLNSEAVDAGAHFELLLRLRDEEGRLVPPGAFLPAAERFGLMPTIDRWVISSAFANFGQLTPDPTEQLEMCAINLSGASVSDPEFLSFILRELALYDIPTSKVCFEITETVAIANLTQAAALINELRAVGCKFSLDDFGSGMSSFAYLKHLPVDYLKIDGGFVKDMLSDAADAAMVEAINHIGHTMGLRTIAEFVENDAIRARLEALKVDFAQGYGIGKPVPCRHWNIT from the coding sequence ATGGACAACAGTCTAATCAATCAAATCGGCGGAGACACCGGGCTGGAGATCAGCATCCGATACGTGCGCGTAGTGCGCACCTTGAGCGCCTGCAGCCGCGTCGTCATTCGCGCGACCGCCGAGCAAGCTTTGCTCGACGAAATCTGCCGCACGATGGTGACGGCGGGCGGCTATACCCATTCCTGGGTGGGCTATGCGCTCGACGACGAATTCCGGACAGTCAAACCGATGGCGAAAGTCGGCTTCCTCGCAAACAATCTCGGCATCGACGATGTATCCTGGTCGGCCGACCGGCCGCAAGGCCAGGGCGTGTTCGGCCAGGCGATTCGCAGCGGCCAGCCCGCCATCATCCGCAACGCGCGGGAATCGCCCACGTTCATGGCGGCCTGGCGCGAAGCCACCCGCATCTACAACTACAATTCCGTGCTCGGCCTGCCGCTGGTGGTCGAAGGGCGGATCATCGGCGCGATCGGCTTTTATTCCTCGGAATCCGACCGTTTCGACCCGCAGGAAGTCGCCTTGCTGAGTGAAGTCGCCAGCGATCTTTCGCATGGCATCTCGGTGATTCGCATGCGCCGCGAACGCGATGAAGCGCAGGCCTTGCTCGAACGCGCCAACCATATCCTGGAACAGCGCATCGGCGAGCGTACCGCCGCGCTGCTGGCGGAAAAAGAGCGCGCCACCGTCACCCTGCAATCGATTGCCGATGGCGTCATCACCACCGATGTGGACGGCCTGGTCGAGTATCTCAATCCGGTGGCCGAACAGCTGACCGGCTGGCGCAGCGCCGCCGCACGCGGCCTGGCGCTGTCCGAAGTGTTTTGTATCGTCGACGACACCAGCCGCCTGGCGCTGGCCGATCCGGTACAGCGGGTACTCGCCAGCGGCGCCGCCGTCAGCCTGCAGGGCAATGCCGTCTTGCTCGGCAAGCACGGCCAGGAATTCGCCATCGAAGAAACGGCAGCGCCAATCCGCGACGCCGCCGGCCAGGTCAGCGGCGTCGTGCTGGCCTTCCATGACGTCAGCCGTTCGCGCCAGATCGCCGCGCAATTGTCTTACCAGGCCAGCCATGACGACCTGACCGGCCTGGTCAACCGCCGCGAATTCGAACACCGCCTGAAGCAGGCAGTGCAAAGCGCGGCCGCCGAAGACCGGCAGCATGCCTTCATCTACATCGACCTGGACCAGTTCAAGATCGTCAATGACACTTCCGGCCACTGCGCCGGCGATGAGTTGCTGCGCACCCTGGCCAGCCTGCTGCAAAACAAATTGCGCGCAAGCGACACCCTGGCGCGCCTGGGCGGCGACGAATTCGGCATCCTGCTGGAAAATTGCCCGGCCGGGCCGGCAACGACGATCGCCGAAAGCCTGCGAGAAACTGTCGGTGATTTCCGCTTCGTCTGGCAAGGCAACAACTTCACCGTCAGCCTGTCGATCGGCGTGGTCAATTTCGGCGGCAGCGAGATGAGCGTATCGGATATCCTGTCGGCCGCCGACACTGCCTGCTACCTCGCCAAGGAAAACGGCCGCAACCGGGTGCACGTGGGCCACCGCGAAGACCAGGACATCACCATCCGCCAGAGCGAAATGCACTGGGTCAGCCGGCTGCGGCAGGCGCTGCAGGAAAACCGCCTGCAGCTGTATTGCCAGAAGATCGTGCCGCTCAACAGCGAGGCAGTCGATGCGGGCGCGCATTTTGAACTGCTCTTGCGGCTGCGCGATGAAGAAGGCCGGCTGGTGCCGCCCGGCGCCTTCCTGCCGGCGGCCGAGCGCTTCGGCCTGATGCCGACCATCGACCGCTGGGTGATTTCCAGTGCCTTCGCCAATTTCGGACAATTGACCCCCGACCCGACAGAGCAGCTGGAAATGTGCGCCATCAACCTGTCAGGCGCGTCGGTGTCGGATCCGGAATTCCTGTCATTCATCCTGCGCGAGCTGGCGTTGTACGATATCCCGACCAGCAAGGTGTGCTTCGAAATTACCGAAACGGTGGCGATCGCCAACCTGACCCAGGCCGCCGCCCTGATCAATGAATTGCGCGCGGTCGGCTGCAAGTTTTCCCTGGACGACTTCGGCAGCGGCATGTCTTCCTTCGCCTATCTGAAGCATCTGCCGGTGGATTACCTGAAGATCGACGGCGGCTTCGTCAAGGACATGCTGAGCGATGCGGCCGACGCCGCCATGGTGGAAGCGATCAACCATATCGGCCACACCATGGGCTTGCGCACCATTGCCGAATTCGTTGAAAACGATGCCATCCGCGCGCGCCTGGAAGCCTTGAAGGTGGATTTCGCGCAAGGCTACGGGATCGGCAAGCCGGTGCCGTGCCGGCACTGGAATATCACTTGA
- the dacB gene encoding D-alanyl-D-alanine carboxypeptidase/D-alanyl-D-alanine-endopeptidase — MGYPDRIGGWFVLCMALLAMPLAAAQQLPAPVRQALEHAGIPMQAVGVQVQEAGADRVLAAANPNTPFNPASTMKLVTTGAALDLLGPAFTWKTAAYANGVLRDEVLQGDLVIKGGGDPGLVVEDLWLFLREIRARGIREIRGNLVLDRSLFAPDGHDPAQFDGNPARPYNAGPDALLLNYKSFTLRFLPNPAAGRVALAIEPPLATFQVGAPKLGDGECGDWRKNLLMAQDARALEFGGAYPAACGEQTLQVLAWNMSANRYFEIVFRRLWADLGGVLAGEVTEGATPPDAWLVAQRESRSLAEAVRGINKFSNNVMARQLLLTLAARFTGQAGTATNGAEVIKTWLAARHIEMPELVIDNGSGLSRDGRISAGSLARLLQTAFRGATMPEFMASLPLAGQDGTMRKRLNGHGVGGNAHVKTGYLSAARAIAGYVRAASGKRYAVVFLINHPNAGRGAEAQDLLLKWVYENG, encoded by the coding sequence ATGGGCTACCCTGACAGGATCGGCGGCTGGTTCGTCTTGTGCATGGCGCTGCTCGCCATGCCGCTGGCCGCCGCCCAGCAATTGCCGGCGCCGGTCAGGCAGGCACTGGAGCACGCCGGCATTCCCATGCAGGCGGTCGGCGTCCAGGTGCAGGAAGCCGGCGCCGACCGGGTGCTGGCGGCGGCCAACCCGAACACGCCTTTCAATCCGGCTTCCACCATGAAGCTTGTGACCACCGGCGCGGCGCTGGACTTGCTGGGCCCGGCCTTTACCTGGAAAACCGCAGCCTACGCCAACGGTGTATTGCGTGACGAGGTCTTGCAAGGCGACCTGGTGATCAAGGGCGGCGGCGACCCCGGGCTGGTGGTCGAAGACCTCTGGCTGTTCCTGCGCGAGATACGCGCGCGCGGCATCCGCGAAATCCGCGGCAACCTGGTGCTCGACCGTAGCCTGTTTGCGCCCGATGGCCACGATCCGGCACAATTCGACGGCAATCCGGCGCGGCCCTACAACGCCGGGCCGGATGCGCTGCTGCTCAACTACAAATCCTTCACCCTGCGCTTTTTACCCAACCCTGCGGCAGGGCGGGTGGCGCTCGCCATCGAGCCGCCGCTGGCGACATTCCAGGTCGGCGCGCCGAAACTGGGCGACGGTGAATGCGGCGATTGGCGCAAGAACCTCTTGATGGCGCAGGACGCGCGCGCGCTTGAATTCGGCGGCGCCTATCCGGCGGCCTGCGGCGAACAGACCCTGCAGGTGCTGGCCTGGAACATGAGCGCGAACCGGTATTTCGAGATCGTGTTCCGGCGCCTGTGGGCCGATCTCGGCGGCGTGCTGGCCGGCGAGGTGACGGAGGGCGCAACGCCGCCGGATGCCTGGCTGGTGGCGCAGCGCGAATCGCGCAGCCTGGCGGAGGCGGTGCGCGGCATTAACAAATTCAGCAACAATGTGATGGCGCGTCAGCTCTTGCTGACTTTGGCCGCGCGTTTTACCGGACAGGCCGGCACCGCCACCAACGGCGCTGAAGTGATCAAGACCTGGCTGGCGGCGCGCCACATCGAGATGCCGGAGCTGGTAATCGACAACGGCTCCGGCCTGTCGCGCGATGGTCGCATCTCGGCCGGCAGCCTGGCGCGCCTGTTGCAGACGGCGTTCCGCGGCGCGACCATGCCCGAATTCATGGCATCGCTGCCGCTGGCCGGTCAGGACGGCACCATGCGCAAGCGCCTCAATGGTCATGGGGTCGGCGGCAATGCCCATGTCAAGACCGGCTACCTGAGCGCGGCGCGGGCGATCGCCGGCTATGTGCGGGCCGCCTCCGGCAAGCGCTATGCGGTGGTATTCCTGATCAATCACCCGAACGCCGGGCGCGGCGCCGAGGCGCAAGACCTGCTGCTGAAATGGGTGTATGAAAATGGCTGA
- a CDS encoding YjgN family protein, translated as MTETSTLRLEATPAAPLAGSGDAVHGPAHAASARREAAATAAPAAKLEPRRFEFTGSGSEYFRIWVVNLLLTIVTVGVYSAWAKVRRLQYFYRNTCVAGDIFDYHGNPKAILKGRILALGLLVAYKIAAELSTFAALTVGLVLVAIMPWLLARAFRFKLANSSYRGLRFRFHGTVAQAYRMLILFPVILAFTGLFAWSVFASFDSRPRIGLLVMAVVALLVVLMATVPLAHYLLKRYQHDNAYFGQSPFFFHAGPGSFFKVYAKSMAVASLGGIPVAIFGFLTGDLFRYLSTTPFGWLFKILYGMASAYASYLVLRAYLESRIQNLVWNHTELADLHFESSVSARKLFWIHASNLALIMLTLGLYKPFATVRLVRYRLASLALVPQGDLDEFFSDQTVDDAGAAGQEAGEFFDIDIAL; from the coding sequence ATGACTGAAACGAGCACGCTGAGACTCGAAGCAACACCGGCAGCGCCCCTTGCCGGCAGCGGCGACGCAGTCCACGGGCCTGCGCACGCCGCCAGCGCCAGGCGGGAAGCCGCGGCAACCGCTGCGCCGGCTGCCAAGCTTGAACCCCGGCGTTTTGAATTCACCGGCAGCGGCAGCGAGTATTTCCGCATCTGGGTGGTCAACCTGCTGCTGACCATTGTCACCGTCGGCGTTTATTCAGCCTGGGCCAAGGTGCGCCGGCTGCAATACTTCTATCGCAATACCTGCGTCGCCGGCGATATTTTTGACTACCACGGCAATCCGAAGGCGATCCTCAAGGGACGCATCCTGGCGCTGGGCCTGCTGGTGGCGTACAAGATCGCCGCCGAGCTGTCGACGTTTGCCGCGCTGACGGTCGGCCTGGTCCTGGTCGCCATCATGCCCTGGCTGCTGGCGCGCGCGTTCCGCTTCAAGCTGGCCAATTCCAGTTACCGTGGCCTGCGCTTCCGTTTCCACGGCACGGTCGCCCAGGCCTACCGCATGCTGATCCTGTTCCCGGTGATCCTGGCCTTCACCGGCCTGTTCGCCTGGAGCGTATTCGCCTCGTTCGATTCGCGGCCGCGCATCGGCTTGCTGGTGATGGCGGTTGTGGCGTTGTTGGTGGTGTTGATGGCCACGGTGCCGCTGGCGCACTACCTGCTCAAGCGCTATCAGCACGACAATGCCTATTTCGGCCAGTCGCCGTTTTTCTTCCATGCCGGGCCGGGGTCCTTTTTCAAGGTCTATGCCAAGTCGATGGCGGTGGCCTCGCTGGGCGGCATTCCCGTCGCCATCTTCGGTTTCCTGACCGGCGACCTGTTCCGCTATCTGTCGACCACCCCCTTCGGCTGGCTGTTCAAGATTTTGTACGGCATGGCCAGCGCCTATGCGTCTTACCTGGTGCTGCGCGCCTACCTGGAAAGCCGCATCCAGAACCTGGTCTGGAACCACACGGAACTGGCCGACCTGCATTTTGAAAGCAGCGTCAGCGCGCGCAAGCTGTTCTGGATCCATGCTTCCAACCTGGCGCTGATCATGCTCACGCTCGGCCTGTACAAGCCATTTGCGACCGTGCGCCTGGTGCGCTATCGTCTGGCGAGCCTGGCGCTGGTGCCGCAGGGTGACCTGGATGAATTTTTTTCCGACCAGACGGTTGACGACGCCGGCGCCGCCGGCCAGGAAGCCGGCGAATTTTTCGATATCGACATCGCGCTATGA
- a CDS encoding M48 family metallopeptidase — MIDAIYFDGQSTRRQPVTVVMHKRVVAMRGEGVKQSHRLSRLRVSERLEHAPRILYLPDGGRIHISDPQLDKLLAANGYREPRVVRWQRNWLLSLLALASVLTLLLSAYQWGLPWAADQAALHLPASLEQKVGDGQLELIDASFMSPSELDPVVQARLTRLFSQLKQPRGEQTAYRLEFRRSHIGPNALALPNGVIVMTDELVKLADSDEAVLGVLGHELGHVQRRHALRRLLQALGVGVVVNLWIGDVSSALAAVPALLLDQKYSRDFERESDQYAIDMMQANGLPLTPMAELFEKMGKAGAQRGGAASHRHDDGTADRRRHAEADDEDDAATEDEKGGKGEAEPLEYFSSHPSDAERIARLRAADAGRKFDSKFDSRQ, encoded by the coding sequence ATGATCGACGCCATCTACTTCGACGGCCAGAGCACCCGGCGCCAGCCGGTGACCGTGGTGATGCACAAGCGCGTGGTGGCCATGCGCGGCGAGGGCGTCAAGCAGAGTCACCGCCTTTCCAGGCTGCGCGTGTCGGAACGGCTCGAACACGCGCCGCGCATCCTGTACCTGCCGGACGGCGGCAGAATCCACATCAGCGATCCGCAACTGGACAAACTGCTGGCTGCCAATGGCTACCGCGAACCGCGCGTGGTGCGCTGGCAGCGCAACTGGCTGTTGTCGCTGCTGGCGCTGGCAAGCGTGCTGACTTTGCTGTTGTCCGCTTACCAGTGGGGCTTGCCGTGGGCCGCCGACCAGGCCGCCCTGCACCTGCCGGCATCGCTGGAACAGAAGGTCGGCGACGGCCAGCTGGAGCTGATCGACGCAAGCTTCATGTCGCCCAGCGAACTCGATCCCGTCGTCCAGGCGCGCCTGACCCGCCTGTTCAGCCAGCTCAAGCAGCCGCGCGGCGAGCAGACCGCCTATCGCCTGGAGTTCCGGCGCAGCCATATCGGGCCGAATGCCCTTGCCCTGCCCAATGGCGTGATCGTGATGACCGACGAGCTGGTCAAGCTGGCCGATAGCGACGAGGCTGTGCTGGGCGTGCTCGGCCACGAGCTGGGGCACGTGCAGCGCCGCCATGCGCTGCGGCGGCTGTTGCAGGCGCTCGGTGTCGGCGTGGTGGTCAACCTGTGGATCGGCGATGTGTCGAGTGCGCTGGCGGCGGTGCCGGCGCTGCTGCTTGACCAAAAATATTCACGCGATTTCGAGCGCGAATCGGACCAGTATGCGATCGACATGATGCAGGCCAACGGTTTGCCGCTGACGCCGATGGCCGAATTGTTCGAAAAGATGGGCAAGGCCGGCGCACAGCGCGGCGGCGCGGCGTCGCACCGGCATGACGACGGCACGGCTGACAGGCGTCGCCATGCCGAGGCGGATGACGAAGACGATGCGGCCACAGAGGACGAAAAGGGTGGCAAGGGCGAAGCCGAGCCGCTGGAATACTTCAGCTCGCATCCGAGCGATGCCGAGCGCATCGCCAGACTGCGTGCGGCAGATGCCGGCCGGAAATTCGACAGTAAATTCGACAGTAGACAGTAA